The following coding sequences are from one Triticum aestivum cultivar Chinese Spring chromosome 5A, IWGSC CS RefSeq v2.1, whole genome shotgun sequence window:
- the LOC123105884 gene encoding uncharacterized protein has protein sequence MGCFLGCFGGDKSKKERRHRRRKQRSPSRSPSKAHRDADAAPLLATLLELRDSADDLCLAVVAKKKVTFDPNVTAYDAPPIPEGEEAATEEEEGRAAAGGEGAWTLLGPQCAKSEAFPLNHRYRNCAGADDDSDYEDCYDDDDDEYDDDDEEEEDGLDGIDECAVDDDEEHGGLLGIARGEEEACESLFLLPAPKTTKDSAGQTGAAAEVFNSVESFSQWKDATKPHTAAPKDSEKENLVTLSDDPATVPAMKQEKPAGSWDYTPRTPSKQEASVDASLSTWLGSSGTPESNYSVRSYSPISREDRPILGALTVEDIKISSANSSPRRSRSPSPSPDDMPILGTVGAYWNCSGAKGGPDDSVTRGGFMKTRSRFGQNLA, from the exons ATGGGCTGCTTCCTCGGCTGCTTCGGGGGCGACAAGTCCAAGaaggagcgccgccaccgccgccgcaagcAGCGCTCCCCCTCCCGCTCCCCCTCCAAGGCCCACCgcgacgccgacgccgccccgctCCTCGCCACCCTCCTCGAGCTCAG GGATTCCGCCGATGATCTGTGCCTGGCCGTCGTCGCCAAGAAGAAGGTGACGTTCGACCCCAACGTGACGGCCTACGACGCGCCGCCGATCCCCGAGGGCGAGGAGGCCgcgacagaggaggaggagggccgcgcCGCGGCGGGCGGCGAGGGGGCGTGGACGCTGCTGGGGCCCCAGTGCGCGAAATCCGAGGCGTTCCCGCTCAACCACAGGTACCGCAACTGCGCCGGCGCCGACGACGACAGCGACTACGAGGACTgctacgacgacgacgacgatgagtacgatgacgacgacgaggaggaggaggacggcttGGATGGGATCGACGAGTgcgcggtggacgacgacgaggagcacgGCGGGCTGCTGGGCATCGcgcgcggcgaggaggaggcgtgCGAGTCGCTCTTCCTGCTCCCGGCGCCCAAGACCACCAAGGACAGCGCCGGCCAGACTGGAGCCGCAGCCGAGGTGTTCAACTCGGTGGAGAGCTTCAGCCAGTGGAAGGACGCCACCAAGCCTCACACCGCCGCGCCCAAGGATTCGGAGAAGGAGAACTTGGTCACGCTCTCCGACGACCCGGCGACCGTCCCGGCCATGAAGCAAGAGAAGCCGGCGGGGAGCTGGGACTACACCCCGAGGACGCCGAGCAAGCAGGAGGCGTCGGTGGACGCGAGCCTCTCGACGTGGCTGGGCTCCTCGGGCACGCCGGAGAGCAACTACTCGGTGCGGTCCTACTCGCCGATCAGCCGGGAGGACCGGCCCATCCTCGGCGCCCTCACCGTGGAGGACATCAAGATCTCGTCGGCCAACTCGTCGCCGAGGCGGTCGCGGTCCCCGAGCCCGAGCCCCGACGACATGCCCATCCTGGGCACCGTGGGGGCCTACTGGAACTGCAGCGGCGCCAAGGGCGGCCCTGACGATTCGGTGACGAGAGGCGGGTTCATGAAGACCAGGAGCAGATTTGGGCAG AACTTGGCATGA
- the LOC123105885 gene encoding uncharacterized protein gives MDRRAFRSNSCNGKNPAPPPSSAAAQAAVYRTSSAPVGGSKDNVGERKALLPRRPEGGTARKAYKGPKRRVQWKDTHGKKLAEVLEFQPSDSSDSDDDYLDTCICSVM, from the exons ATGGATCGCCGAGCCTTCAGGAGTAACTCGTGCAACGGCAAGAACccggcgcctcccccctcgtccgcggcggcgcaggcggcggtgtACCGGACGTCCTCGGCGCCGGTGGGGGGCTCCAAGGACAACGTCGGCGAGCGCAAGGCGCTGCTGCCCCGGCGCCCCGAGGGCGGCACGGCCCGCAAGGCCTACAAGGGCCCCAAGCGGCGGGTGCAGTGGAAGGACACCCACGGCAAGAAGCTCGCCGAGGTCTTGGAATTCCAGCCTAG TGATTCAAGTGACTCGGATGATGATTATTTGGATACTTGCATATGCTCAGTCATGTAA